In a genomic window of Thermoprotei archaeon:
- a CDS encoding NAD(P)/FAD-dependent oxidoreductase: protein MRTDLVVVGAGPAGLSAAIAAAEAGLRVVVLEEHRQIGRPRHCTGLLSLRGVKIVGEPARQSIKNLLNGVDVYVNNRKRFSVIFKEPQTAVLDRVMFEELLAKNALQKGVEIYFGRNVRKIRMYDTGVDVIANSSDGEFVHSGRYAVVASSGSAALLLSEFGYEPPNGRLPAAQHLVEVDEVDPNIAQMHFSRIIAPGFFAWVVPVSNERVLVGLAGKINVWSALKFFEGTVLGLRGLKTLDVYPGVVITGGMLDRLVYGNVVVVGDAAGQVKPTTGGGILFGTSCGRIAGNIIALTLSGLTSLDDYERVCNMMLKREMWSMLFIRRMLNRLPDEILSMLADIAFRNDLASVFINGDQDYQSSLLKNLFKDPRFYLTWFRFLSSLYKLKREV, encoded by the coding sequence TTGCGGACAGATTTGGTTGTTGTTGGTGCTGGTCCAGCTGGTCTTTCGGCAGCTATCGCGGCTGCTGAGGCCGGGCTTAGGGTGGTAGTGTTAGAGGAGCATAGGCAGATAGGTAGGCCTCGGCATTGTACTGGTTTATTGAGTTTGAGGGGTGTAAAAATTGTAGGTGAACCTGCTAGACAGTCTATAAAGAACTTGCTTAATGGTGTTGATGTCTATGTTAATAATAGGAAACGGTTTTCTGTTATTTTTAAAGAACCGCAGACAGCAGTTCTTGACAGAGTAATGTTTGAGGAGTTATTGGCAAAGAATGCTCTGCAAAAAGGTGTTGAAATATACTTTGGTAGAAATGTTAGGAAAATAAGGATGTACGATACTGGTGTGGATGTAATAGCTAATTCGAGTGATGGTGAATTTGTGCATTCAGGAAGGTATGCTGTTGTTGCTTCTTCTGGTTCTGCTGCTCTGCTTCTCAGTGAGTTTGGTTATGAGCCTCCTAATGGGAGATTGCCGGCTGCTCAGCATTTGGTAGAAGTTGATGAGGTGGATCCTAATATTGCGCAGATGCATTTTTCAAGGATAATAGCGCCTGGTTTTTTTGCATGGGTAGTGCCTGTAAGTAATGAGAGAGTGTTAGTTGGTTTGGCTGGAAAAATTAATGTGTGGTCTGCCCTTAAGTTTTTTGAGGGGACGGTGCTCGGTTTAAGAGGTTTAAAGACTCTTGATGTTTATCCTGGTGTTGTGATAACTGGTGGTATGTTAGATAGGTTGGTTTATGGGAATGTTGTGGTGGTTGGTGATGCAGCTGGGCAGGTAAAACCTACGACTGGTGGCGGTATACTTTTTGGTACTAGTTGTGGTCGTATTGCTGGTAACATTATTGCATTAACGTTGAGTGGTTTAACAAGTTTAGATGATTATGAGCGTGTTTGCAATATGATGTTAAAGAGGGAGATGTGGAGTATGTTATTCATTAGGAGAATGCTTAATCGTTTACCTGATGAAATTCTATCCATGTTAGCTGATATTGCGTTCAGGAATGATCTGGCATCAGTATTTATTAATGGTGATCAAGATTATCAGAGTAGTTTGTTGAAGAATCTGTTTAAGGATCCTCGTTTTTACTTAACTTGGTTTCGATTTTTGTCAAGTTTGTACAAATTAAAAAGAGAAGTATAA
- a CDS encoding type II secretion system F family protein, giving the protein MKNRTLKTLTKYTEKKYLTLLSTSIIIGISIILYALLFIKLDLINGIPTNKWAYLTIGLGMLIAIAPQSIINLIRQRRTRLIDREIPLVFSELSDGTRAGLTLIQAIERSAKLGKTPLRNALAQTVAKIKLGLNIEQALDITAKKLESKFSTHFIEILKQALESGGNITETLNTSAKLYKELLLFNEEKRTELKPYTFIIYLSFIIYLIIAYITVNQFILTLTKNPRTGFIAFINPNFYYAIFFYTSLMQAIFGGLVIGKITEGTTKAGLIHTTIMTTILLTAYPLITI; this is encoded by the coding sequence ATGAAAAACAGAACACTAAAAACTCTCACAAAATACACAGAAAAGAAATACCTAACGCTCCTAAGCACTTCAATAATCATAGGAATAAGCATAATCCTATACGCACTACTCTTCATAAAACTTGATCTCATCAACGGCATACCAACAAACAAATGGGCATACCTAACAATCGGACTCGGAATGCTCATCGCGATCGCACCACAATCAATAATCAACTTAATAAGACAGAGAAGAACACGCCTAATCGACAGAGAAATTCCACTAGTATTCTCAGAGCTCTCCGACGGCACAAGAGCAGGACTCACACTCATACAAGCCATAGAGAGGTCAGCAAAACTCGGCAAAACACCCCTAAGAAACGCCCTAGCACAAACAGTAGCAAAAATCAAACTAGGACTAAACATCGAACAAGCACTAGACATCACAGCCAAAAAACTCGAAAGCAAGTTCTCCACACACTTCATAGAAATCCTAAAGCAAGCACTCGAAAGCGGAGGCAACATAACAGAAACACTAAACACATCAGCCAAATTATACAAAGAACTACTACTATTCAACGAAGAAAAACGCACAGAACTTAAACCATACACGTTCATAATATACCTCAGCTTCATAATCTACCTCATCATAGCCTACATAACAGTAAACCAATTCATACTAACACTAACAAAAAACCCAAGAACAGGATTCATCGCGTTCATAAACCCAAACTTTTACTACGCCATATTCTTCTACACATCACTAATGCAAGCCATCTTCGGAGGACTAGTAATAGGCAAAATAACCGAAGGAACCACAAAAGCCGGACTAATACACACAACAATCATGACAACAATACTCCTGACAGCATACCCACTCATAACAATATAA
- a CDS encoding thiolase domain-containing protein, which translates to MKTNINVKNRVAIVGAGLTLFRRRMLDTPKELAWGAVKMALESAGLDIKDVEAVVIGSAPDAFDGVHMKGEYLSDGSGGIEKPTMRVYVGGGTGVFTPIAGWWHVASGLFDVVIAVAEEKMSPAQPHPQYVFKHIWDPIIERPLNLNLIWIFAMEMHSYIYRYNIKKEDVALVSVKNKANALNHPAAQAAGKITVDDVLKSEVLVWPVQRLDISPVSDGAAAVVMVSEKIARRLTDSPVWIEGVGWALDSTHWTNRDLSYPKYLEVAARMAYRMANIENPRKEIDVAEVYDPFDYKELHHMEGLMLARKGEAPILTKEGITQRNGDLPINPSGGLLGVGNPIAAAGLMKVAEIFWQLRYEAGKRQVKKPVYTGLAQAWGDLMQVGTVIVMRGG; encoded by the coding sequence ATGAAAACAAACATTAATGTTAAGAACAGAGTGGCAATTGTTGGTGCTGGGCTCACATTATTTAGAAGACGCATGTTAGATACTCCTAAAGAGCTTGCATGGGGAGCTGTGAAAATGGCTTTGGAAAGTGCCGGACTTGATATAAAAGATGTGGAAGCTGTAGTAATAGGATCTGCACCCGACGCATTCGATGGTGTTCACATGAAAGGAGAATACTTAAGTGATGGTTCCGGTGGCATTGAGAAACCAACCATGAGAGTTTATGTGGGTGGTGGGACTGGCGTGTTCACTCCTATCGCAGGCTGGTGGCATGTAGCATCTGGCTTGTTTGATGTGGTTATTGCTGTTGCTGAAGAAAAGATGAGCCCTGCACAACCTCATCCTCAGTACGTATTCAAACACATTTGGGATCCAATAATCGAAAGACCGCTCAATCTCAATCTGATTTGGATCTTTGCCATGGAAATGCATAGTTATATATACAGATATAATATAAAGAAAGAGGACGTTGCGCTAGTTAGTGTAAAGAATAAAGCCAATGCCCTAAATCATCCAGCTGCCCAAGCCGCAGGTAAAATTACTGTAGACGATGTATTAAAGAGCGAGGTTTTAGTCTGGCCTGTTCAGAGACTTGACATAAGCCCAGTCAGTGATGGTGCTGCAGCAGTCGTCATGGTGTCTGAAAAGATCGCACGCAGACTCACAGACAGCCCAGTTTGGATTGAAGGTGTTGGTTGGGCACTCGACTCAACTCATTGGACTAACAGGGATCTCTCATATCCTAAATACTTAGAGGTCGCGGCTAGGATGGCATACAGAATGGCTAACATTGAAAACCCGAGAAAGGAGATTGACGTTGCTGAAGTTTACGATCCCTTTGATTATAAAGAACTACACCACATGGAGGGATTAATGTTAGCCAGAAAAGGCGAAGCCCCAATCTTAACAAAAGAGGGTATAACCCAAAGAAATGGAGACCTTCCAATAAATCCTAGTGGTGGGCTTTTAGGTGTCGGTAATCCTATTGCCGCTGCCGGTTTAATGAAGGTCGCTGAAATATTCTGGCAATTAAGGTATGAGGCAGGAAAAAGACAAGTGAAAAAACCCGTGTATACAGGTTTAGCACAAGCATGGGGTGATCTGATGCAGGTTGGCACTGTTATTGTAATGAGAGGTGGATGA
- a CDS encoding Zn-ribbon domain-containing OB-fold protein — MSSEKLIKPNEIIQWFGDMEVDSYVYTVGEAGERFFKTLKDKGLLIASKCDKCGNKYIPPKTFCENCFNEIKDYIEVEPVGTVETYTVIHIDKDDKPISPPIIVAFISFDNIKGGLIHKLKVNVDELKIGMKVKAKLKSEDQRKGNINDIEYFEKI; from the coding sequence ATGAGCTCGGAGAAGCTCATTAAACCCAATGAGATAATACAATGGTTCGGTGACATGGAAGTAGACAGTTACGTTTATACAGTTGGAGAAGCAGGAGAACGATTCTTTAAAACACTTAAAGACAAGGGCCTTCTAATCGCCTCAAAGTGTGACAAATGTGGAAATAAATACATACCTCCCAAAACATTTTGCGAAAATTGCTTCAACGAGATCAAAGACTACATCGAAGTAGAACCAGTAGGAACCGTAGAAACATATACTGTTATACACATTGATAAAGACGATAAACCAATATCTCCACCAATAATAGTTGCATTCATCTCATTCGATAACATTAAAGGCGGACTCATTCACAAACTAAAGGTCAATGTTGATGAGCTCAAAATCGGTATGAAAGTTAAAGCAAAATTAAAGTCTGAAGATCAAAGAAAAGGAAACATAAACGACATCGAATATTTCGAAAAAATTTAA
- a CDS encoding type II/IV secretion system ATPase subunit codes for MVSILKILKVFRRPKEEKVTTKETLTKESIEKTLPENLIMKDFYSVRKPYAHVGIMLEKETGKLIYYIIEPILDKEETNAFNLIREIIRSEDIDIPLDILKDKKSIETYLRRRVREIAKIHKIKLNKDRLNKIIYYIIRDSIGYGKLDVIMNDEMVEDVSCDGAGIPIYVWHRVYESMPTNIIFKTVEEVESYVVRLVSMSGQQISVARPVAEGMLPEGFRLHALLSDVSRKGSSFTIRKFFIEPLTIIDLVKSGTISPEAAGYFWLLIEHKRPIFIAGAMASGKTTLLNTLLSFVRPEMKIVTIEETPELNLVHENWVSLVVRPAHQVGVQEVALFDLLKASLRMRPDYIVVGEVRGEEAYTFFQAIAVGHGGLCTIHADNIDSVIKRLISKPMDVPLQLIPMVNSLALMGRLKHGDTIIRRILDIEEIVGINEKNEVIFNQAFQYDMKEDTIKFTNKSIIAERIAKFLQIDPSMLFEEIKKRASIIEWMARNNLRRKEDVAKVIRTYYTRPDVIMEHVRLDLKTLTI; via the coding sequence ATGGTTAGTATACTTAAAATTCTTAAAGTCTTCAGAAGACCAAAGGAAGAAAAAGTTACTACTAAAGAAACTCTTACCAAAGAAAGTATAGAGAAAACACTTCCCGAAAATTTAATCATGAAAGATTTCTACAGTGTTAGAAAACCTTACGCTCACGTTGGCATTATGTTAGAGAAGGAGACAGGTAAACTCATATACTACATCATCGAACCTATTCTAGACAAAGAGGAGACAAACGCTTTCAATCTAATTCGAGAAATTATCAGAAGCGAAGATATCGACATTCCACTCGACATACTCAAAGACAAAAAATCAATCGAAACATACTTAAGAAGAAGAGTCAGAGAAATTGCAAAAATACACAAGATCAAACTCAACAAAGATAGGTTAAACAAGATTATTTATTACATTATTAGGGATTCAATAGGCTATGGCAAACTAGATGTTATAATGAACGATGAGATGGTAGAGGACGTTAGTTGTGATGGCGCTGGCATCCCCATTTACGTGTGGCATAGAGTTTACGAATCCATGCCTACTAACATCATCTTCAAAACAGTTGAAGAAGTAGAGTCCTACGTTGTAAGACTAGTTAGTATGTCAGGACAACAAATCTCCGTAGCGAGACCAGTCGCAGAAGGCATGCTTCCGGAAGGTTTTAGACTTCACGCTCTACTAAGCGATGTTTCAAGAAAAGGATCATCCTTCACGATCAGAAAATTCTTCATTGAACCGCTCACAATCATTGACCTCGTTAAATCAGGCACAATCTCTCCAGAAGCAGCAGGCTACTTCTGGCTTCTCATTGAGCATAAACGACCAATCTTCATTGCCGGTGCTATGGCTTCAGGCAAGACCACACTACTGAATACGTTACTTTCCTTCGTTCGTCCTGAAATGAAAATAGTCACTATAGAAGAAACACCTGAATTGAATTTAGTCCATGAAAACTGGGTCTCACTAGTCGTTAGACCTGCACACCAAGTCGGCGTCCAAGAAGTTGCACTCTTTGACCTCCTTAAAGCCTCCTTAAGAATGAGACCTGACTACATAGTAGTCGGCGAAGTTAGAGGCGAAGAAGCATACACATTCTTCCAAGCAATAGCCGTCGGACACGGTGGACTTTGCACAATCCACGCAGACAACATCGATTCAGTCATCAAAAGATTAATCTCCAAACCCATGGACGTCCCACTACAACTAATCCCCATGGTTAACTCCCTCGCGCTTATGGGCAGACTAAAACATGGCGACACAATCATAAGAAGAATCTTGGACATAGAAGAAATCGTAGGAATCAATGAAAAAAACGAGGTCATCTTCAACCAAGCCTTCCAATATGACATGAAAGAAGACACAATAAAATTTACAAACAAAAGCATCATAGCAGAAAGAATAGCCAAATTCTTACAGATAGACCCCTCAATGCTATTCGAAGAAATTAAAAAAAGAGCCAGCATCATCGAGTGGATGGCAAGGAACAACCTAAGAAGAAAAGAAGACGTTGCAAAGGTAATAAGAACATATTACACAAGACCAGATGTAATCATGGAACATGTCCGCCTAGACTTAAAAACACTAACAATATAA
- the pth2 gene encoding peptidyl-tRNA hydrolase Pth2 produces MKEATYKQVIIVRADLKMGKGKLAAQVAHAAVLAAEICRNTRPLWYREWMSEGQKKIVVKADNLNELLRIKEIAEEKGLPNALIQDAGLTQLETGTITTLGIGPAPKDLLDPITGHLKLL; encoded by the coding sequence ATAAAGGAAGCCACATACAAGCAGGTTATCATCGTTAGAGCTGATTTGAAAATGGGTAAAGGAAAATTAGCTGCACAAGTAGCCCATGCAGCAGTACTAGCAGCAGAAATCTGTAGAAACACAAGACCACTATGGTACAGAGAATGGATGAGCGAGGGTCAGAAAAAGATAGTTGTCAAAGCAGACAACCTTAATGAACTACTTAGAATAAAAGAAATCGCTGAAGAAAAAGGATTGCCCAACGCCCTCATCCAAGACGCAGGATTAACGCAACTAGAAACAGGCACAATCACAACCCTCGGAATAGGCCCCGCTCCAAAAGACCTACTTGACCCAATAACTGGACACTTAAAACTCCTGTAA
- a CDS encoding type II secretion system F family protein, which translates to MKIKNNLAHFSYNLMKNIADPLSKKLEFYEKFAYSKSGIPIYFKVYISEMLFIAIIVFTVTLIISLPIHFIIYEYYAIPLSLILASTAFSTTIAIMYYYPIYKMNSESRTINSKFLETSTLMTAITASGITIDKTIETIAKITTIKPLRLLFLRFLRNKFILGMDTISALKEIRDTSPSINFSLFLDGLASVSSTTSDIHSYLLGETTRLLEEKRERLKRLVSSLGIIGELYVSLMVVFPSILIIMLSLMLMLGGTIAGMPPLLLITILLFIVMPLGAIAIIIITDSMLSEV; encoded by the coding sequence ATGAAGATAAAAAACAACCTTGCACACTTCAGCTACAACCTAATGAAAAACATAGCAGACCCCCTCTCCAAAAAACTCGAATTCTACGAAAAATTCGCATACTCGAAATCCGGAATCCCAATATACTTCAAAGTCTACATTAGCGAAATGCTGTTTATCGCAATCATAGTCTTCACCGTCACGCTCATAATATCTCTCCCAATACACTTCATCATCTACGAATACTACGCAATACCACTCTCACTCATACTAGCCTCAACAGCATTCAGCACTACAATAGCTATCATGTATTACTACCCCATCTACAAAATGAACTCAGAAAGCAGAACCATCAACTCAAAATTCCTAGAAACGTCAACACTCATGACAGCAATCACAGCCTCCGGCATAACCATCGACAAAACAATAGAAACAATCGCAAAAATCACCACCATAAAACCCCTACGTTTACTCTTCCTCAGATTCCTCAGAAACAAATTCATACTAGGGATGGACACAATCTCCGCACTAAAAGAAATAAGGGACACCTCACCCTCCATAAATTTTTCACTATTCCTAGACGGCTTAGCAAGCGTATCGTCAACAACCAGTGATATACACTCCTACTTACTCGGCGAAACAACAAGGCTACTAGAGGAAAAAAGAGAACGCCTAAAACGGCTCGTAAGCTCACTCGGCATTATCGGGGAACTGTACGTATCGCTCATGGTAGTCTTCCCCTCAATCCTAATTATAATGTTATCCCTAATGCTAATGCTCGGTGGCACAATAGCGGGAATGCCACCATTACTACTCATCACAATACTACTCTTCATAGTAATGCCGCTGGGCGCAATAGCCATAATCATAATCACAGACAGCATGCTCTCGGAGGTATGA
- a CDS encoding thiolase domain-containing protein has translation MYDVGIIGVGYYGFKPTTPEVSFREMMFEAASRAYTDAGVDDPRKTIDAFVTCEEDFWSGISIFDEFTPDQLGGVYKPVYTIAGDGLVGLASAYMKIRTGLFDIVIVEAHSKASEIITLNDIINFAYDPIYNRPLGLHPYFLAGLEATKYLHRTGGSRHHLSLVVEKNKTNALKNPLASYASKITAEDVDKLKPVIEPLNSLDIARPVDVSVVVVLARGDIAKKFTDKIVWIDGIGWATENPNIENRIWGHATYTRIAANMAYKLAGIKNPSREFDMAIVDDKFSYKELEHIEALGLTGGNNVLRLLEDGEFSIKGSLPVNPHGGELGVGWALEASGLVAVLEGVYQLRNEAIGRQVPAKKIVIQSWRGIPTTTGAVAVLSSDN, from the coding sequence CTGTATGATGTTGGCATAATAGGTGTTGGGTATTATGGCTTTAAACCAACAACCCCCGAAGTTTCTTTCAGAGAAATGATGTTTGAAGCTGCATCCAGAGCGTATACTGATGCGGGTGTTGATGATCCGAGGAAAACTATTGACGCTTTTGTGACTTGTGAAGAAGATTTTTGGTCCGGAATTAGCATTTTTGACGAGTTTACACCGGATCAGCTTGGTGGAGTGTATAAACCAGTATACACCATTGCTGGTGATGGTTTGGTTGGGTTAGCCTCAGCATACATGAAAATACGCACTGGATTGTTTGACATCGTGATTGTTGAAGCCCACAGTAAAGCCAGCGAAATCATCACACTCAATGATATTATTAACTTTGCATACGATCCGATTTACAATAGACCGTTAGGTTTGCATCCATATTTTCTGGCAGGTTTAGAAGCTACTAAATATTTGCACAGAACCGGCGGTTCGAGGCATCATCTTTCTTTAGTCGTGGAAAAAAATAAAACTAATGCCCTTAAAAATCCTTTAGCTAGTTATGCATCCAAAATTACTGCCGAAGATGTTGATAAGTTAAAACCAGTGATAGAACCGCTAAACTCTCTTGACATTGCTCGACCTGTTGACGTAAGTGTTGTCGTGGTACTGGCGCGTGGTGATATAGCTAAAAAGTTTACTGATAAAATCGTATGGATTGATGGCATTGGTTGGGCTACTGAGAATCCTAATATAGAAAACAGGATTTGGGGCCACGCTACATATACAAGAATTGCAGCTAACATGGCCTATAAACTGGCTGGTATCAAGAATCCGTCAAGAGAGTTTGATATGGCTATTGTTGATGATAAATTTAGTTATAAAGAATTGGAGCATATAGAGGCTCTTGGATTAACTGGAGGTAACAATGTGCTAAGATTGCTTGAGGATGGAGAATTTAGCATCAAAGGCTCACTACCTGTTAATCCACACGGTGGCGAATTAGGCGTTGGTTGGGCATTAGAAGCGTCTGGATTAGTTGCAGTACTTGAGGGAGTTTATCAACTAAGAAATGAAGCAATAGGTAGGCAAGTCCCTGCAAAGAAGATCGTCATACAATCTTGGAGAGGGATTCCTACTACAACAGGTGCTGTAGCTGTGTTAAGTAGTGATAATTAG
- a CDS encoding transposase, whose product MFRKNLNTSIFYFNFNFNVQREPKNVVGLDVGIKHFLTDSDGRQIENPRFYEKTLRRIRVLQHWLSRKKKGSKNREKQKIKLAKTYEKLVNQRNDFLHKLSRFYVDNYDVICVEKLNIKNMVRNHNLAQKILDASWGKFLQLLEYKAESAGVRVVKVNPRGTSEGLSYENPYRDWISANRIKMRGGGSPDSPAEMEARRELIRVPASLIVEAGSPLRKRGVVHIHL is encoded by the coding sequence ATATTTCGAAAAAATTTAAACACTTCCATTTTTTATTTTAACTTTAACTTTAACGTTCAAAGAGAGCCTAAAAATGTTGTAGGCTTAGATGTTGGAATAAAACACTTTCTCACGGACAGTGACGGAAGACAAATAGAGAATCCGAGATTCTATGAGAAAACACTTAGAAGGATAAGAGTTCTTCAGCATTGGCTTTCAAGGAAAAAGAAAGGTTCAAAGAATCGAGAAAAACAAAAAATAAAGCTTGCCAAAACCTATGAGAAACTCGTAAACCAGAGAAACGACTTCCTACACAAGCTTTCAAGATTCTACGTGGATAACTATGACGTTATTTGTGTTGAAAAACTAAACATAAAAAATATGGTTAGAAACCACAACTTAGCCCAGAAGATCCTTGACGCTTCTTGGGGAAAATTCCTTCAACTACTCGAATACAAGGCTGAAAGCGCCGGTGTTCGGGTGGTGAAGGTGAACCCAAGAGGTACATCTGAAGGGCTAAGCTATGAAAATCCCTATAGGGATTGGATATCGGCGAATAGAATAAAAATGAGGGGAGGGGGCAGCCCTGATTCGCCTGCCGAGATGGAGGCTCGCCGGGAACTAATCCGTGTTCCCGCAAGCCTCATCGTTGAAGCAGGAAGCCCCTTGCGAAAGCGAGGGGTAGTTCACATACATTTATAA
- a CDS encoding Zn-ribbon domain-containing OB-fold protein gives MTKEAKLYGHGLKEDDLKRVILVEDKSSAKYSWSAGTAMSRFLLELKEGRIIGRKCNKCGRILIPPRMYCEACFRPTDEWVYVRDVGKITTAVVSYISADRAKLEKPEVIGVIEFEDAPGSGIFHRLNIKPEDVINRSAFGMKVKAVWKTKEQRTGSITDIEYFEPVKE, from the coding sequence ATGACAAAAGAGGCTAAATTATATGGTCACGGATTAAAAGAGGATGATCTCAAACGAGTAATTCTAGTAGAAGATAAGTCATCTGCAAAATATTCGTGGTCGGCTGGAACAGCAATGAGCAGATTTTTGCTTGAACTAAAAGAAGGCAGGATAATCGGTAGAAAATGTAACAAGTGCGGCAGAATACTCATACCACCAAGAATGTACTGCGAAGCATGCTTCAGACCTACTGATGAATGGGTTTATGTAAGAGATGTAGGAAAAATAACAACAGCCGTAGTAAGTTACATATCCGCAGACAGGGCCAAATTAGAAAAGCCAGAAGTTATTGGTGTGATAGAATTTGAAGATGCTCCAGGCTCAGGAATCTTCCATAGATTAAACATAAAACCTGAAGACGTGATTAACAGAAGTGCGTTCGGAATGAAAGTAAAGGCTGTATGGAAAACAAAAGAACAGAGAACAGGAAGCATCACCGATATCGAATATTTTGAGCCTGTTAAGGAGTGA
- a CDS encoding archaellin/type IV pilin N-terminal domain-containing protein, translating to MPKTLKKRAISPIIAALILILITVAAGVIVYIWATGYIGTQIGGLSGQENFVITKAKYYVVSSTNYLDVTILNQGSSAINVTSVKVYYANYTKVKATNTTSFPTIVINPGATSTLKVPLNNPLAKGTDYVVEVTTVKNNTAILRFTA from the coding sequence ATGCCTAAAACCCTGAAAAAGAGGGCAATATCACCAATCATAGCAGCACTAATCCTCATACTAATAACAGTAGCAGCAGGAGTTATAGTATATATCTGGGCAACAGGCTACATAGGAACACAAATCGGAGGGCTCTCAGGACAAGAAAACTTCGTAATAACAAAAGCAAAATATTATGTAGTCAGCAGCACCAATTATTTGGATGTTACAATACTCAATCAAGGATCCTCAGCAATCAATGTTACTTCTGTGAAGGTATATTATGCTAATTACACCAAAGTTAAAGCTACAAATACCACCAGCTTTCCCACCATCGTCATCAATCCAGGTGCGACAAGTACGCTAAAAGTACCATTAAATAACCCCTTGGCTAAAGGAACAGACTATGTTGTTGAGGTTACGACTGTTAAGAATAATACTGCAATACTTAGGTTTACTGCATGA
- a CDS encoding glycosyltransferase has product MKELIYASSNIGYGHVSRDVAVCTSLDEIGIKPIFIGGGTIRKFVESYGFKFIEYYGEPLLTTMKGKVVNVSLWYLRYWLRYRKSFELFKKLYKELNARLVVSDEDFIVLGNAQKLNIPTILITDQLSVAFAKTKVAKFFEERVHKWMQERISNSLKVIVPSFKSEFDYPSDNVVYVGPIVRDTKRNKDDIRKELNIADYEKLIVITGGGSNLGKHMILRIIKEVSLLKGDYKFFIVGEFNNKTRHDSRFIMRNFVRDLHEYIAAADLVISLAGKSTIDEALVYGTPIIAIPIKNHFEQEYNATRLGFSYEDLYNIRSLVEKMVGKRREPLTNDGKKKTVKEIVDVLTTI; this is encoded by the coding sequence ATGAAAGAGTTAATTTATGCTTCCAGTAATATAGGTTATGGTCATGTTTCTAGAGACGTGGCAGTATGTACGAGCTTAGATGAGATAGGAATAAAACCGATTTTTATCGGTGGTGGTACTATCCGTAAATTTGTTGAAAGTTATGGTTTTAAATTTATCGAATATTATGGTGAACCGTTGCTAACTACTATGAAGGGTAAAGTTGTTAATGTATCTTTGTGGTATTTGAGGTATTGGTTGCGGTATCGCAAAAGTTTCGAATTGTTTAAAAAACTGTATAAAGAGCTAAACGCGAGATTAGTGGTCTCTGATGAAGACTTTATTGTGCTTGGTAACGCTCAAAAGCTCAATATACCTACAATACTCATCACAGATCAGCTCAGCGTAGCTTTCGCTAAAACAAAGGTAGCTAAATTTTTTGAAGAGAGAGTTCATAAGTGGATGCAGGAAAGAATATCAAATTCTTTAAAAGTTATCGTACCCAGTTTTAAATCTGAATTTGATTATCCTAGCGATAATGTAGTTTATGTTGGTCCTATTGTTCGCGATACTAAACGTAATAAAGATGATATTAGGAAAGAGCTTAATATAGCTGATTACGAGAAATTGATTGTGATAACTGGTGGTGGTAGCAATCTTGGGAAACACATGATCCTAAGAATTATTAAGGAAGTATCATTACTCAAAGGCGATTATAAGTTTTTTATTGTAGGAGAATTTAATAATAAGACTAGACATGATAGCAGATTTATTATGAGAAATTTTGTAAGGGACCTTCATGAATATATTGCAGCCGCAGACCTTGTTATTTCGTTGGCTGGAAAGAGTACGATCGATGAAGCGTTGGTTTATGGCACACCGATAATTGCTATACCAATTAAAAATCATTTCGAACAAGAATACAACGCTACTAGACTCGGTTTTTCTTATGAAGACCTTTATAATATAAGGAGTTTAGTTGAAAAGATGGTTGGGAAGCGTAGAGAACCATTAACAAATGACGGTAAAAAGAAAACCGTCAAAGAAATAGTGGATGTATTGACTACGATCTAA